A window of the Bufo gargarizans isolate SCDJY-AF-19 chromosome 1, ASM1485885v1, whole genome shotgun sequence genome harbors these coding sequences:
- the LOC122934854 gene encoding lamina-associated polypeptide 2-like isoform X2, translated as MEVQMSAMQDTSADIPTPSHGEKDTTVKSLGEPKKKPRRCALCSKRLGEAYIKALCSDCLAKILRDEQSSLLADLRVIVKEEIQAASSSVAQKPCAVSPPPKRPRVLRESDSEEEGLYLSEGETLKGDDDQGSSHMADDQRRYFFSQEDLDPLLSAVRQTMDIEEEEQTRSIQDEMFGGLKARKKKLFPVNENLKDLVIDEWADADKRLYIPREFKNRLLFNPEDTKLWDVVPKVDIQVAKVVKRTTLPFEDSAQLKEPMDRKIDGLLKRAWEVSANSINTNIAATSVARSLCLWVNQLEEHLRQDTPKEEILASLPLFKMAASFVADASAESIRFAAKTDSLTNTARRALWLKPWSGDIASKNKLCALPLKGSHLFGPVLDEILEKTADRKKGFPEEKGKKPLPFRKTTSSFQGTPRGKGKTGRWSYPKGGKGRGFLFNPNSKPEKQ; from the exons ATGGAGGTCCAGATGTCAGCTATGCAGGACACTAGCGCAGACATCCCTACCCCGAGTCAT GGGGAGAAAGACACCACGGTTAAGTCGCTGGGAGAGCCTAAAAAGAAACCCAGAAGATGTGCGCTATGCTCAAAGAGACTGGGGGAGGCATatataaaagccctgtgtagtgACTGCCTAGCAAAAATCCTCAGAGACGAACAATCCTCCCTTCTGGCAGACCTGAGAGTGATTGTGAAAGAGGAGATCCAGGCGGCCAGCTCTAGTGTAGCGCAGAAACCCTGTGCcgtctcccctccccccaaaagaCCCCGTGTGCTCAGGGAGTCGGATTCTGAAGAAGAAGGCTTATACCTTTCAGAAGGGGAAACCTTAAAGGGGGACGACGATCAGGGTTCTTCCCATATGGCCGATGATCAGAGAAGATATTTCTTCTCACAAGAAGATCTAGATCCCCTCCTGTCGGCTGTAAGACAGACTATGGATATAGAGGAAGAGGAACAGACTCGCTCGATACAGGACGAGATGTTCGGCGGCTTAAAAGCTAGGAAGAAAAAATTGTTCCCGGTGAACGAGAATTTGAAGGACCTAGTCATAGACGAATGGGCTGACGCCGATAAGAGATTGTATATACCGCGGGAATTTAAGAACAGGCTTTTGTTCAACCCGGAGGACACAAAACTGTGGGATGTAGTCCCTAAAGTCGATATCCAGGTGGCGAAGGTGGTAAAAAGAACCACCCTCCCCTTTGAGGACTCAGCCCAGTTAAAGGAGCCAATGGATCGGAAGATCGACGGTTTGCTCAAAAGAGCATGGGAAGTTTCGGCCAATAGCATTAACACCAATATTGCTGCTACGTCCGTGGCCAGATCTCTGTGTCTTTGGGTGAACCAGCTGGAAGAACATCTTAGGCAAGACACCCCTAAGGAAGAGATCCTGGCGTCATTACCCCTATTTAAGATGGCTGCATCCTTTGTAGCAGACGCCTCAGCGGAGTCCATAAGATTTGcagcaaaaacagactccctaacCAATACGGCAAGGAGAGCCCTGTGGCTAAAACCCTGGTCGGGGGATATAGCCTCCAAGAATAAACTATGCGCCTTACCCCTTAAAGGTTCTCACCTCTTTGGTCCGGTACTGGATGAGATCCTGGAGAAGACAGCGGACAGAAAGAAGGGGTTTCCGGAGGAAAAAGGAAAGAAACCTTTGCCCTTTCGTAAGACAACCAGCAGCTTCCAGGGCACTCCCAGAGGTAAAGGGAAGACTGGaaggtggagctaccccaaagggggAAAAGGTCGAGGTTTCCTTTTTAACCCCAATTCCAAGCCTgagaaacaatga
- the LOC122934839 gene encoding uncharacterized protein LOC122934839, with the protein MPVCSINGCTFVPGRHCNGYEIKLHCFPNSLQRIKEWLLQLGQHFHDIDAIANQILDNKRKKYNKYRLCSLHFSDDSFIINADGRTLRPNALPTIFHGLAPSSEKMNEDLSLRKAFKRKRENKTPEENSPLCGVPSQNPSSDITPQSVESIKVEVLDNFPLSAESTIGNCGIANQIGKTESYRDAQTQTEFTFKNSIIYLLDNDFLTGNTVFDPCGPPYLSLQNPVVALNCFLPAPGNLS; encoded by the coding sequence ATGCCGGTTTGTTCGATTAACGGCTGCACGTTTGTCCCAGGACGGCATTGTAACGGCTATGAAATCAAACTCCACTGCTTCCCAAACTCATTGCAGAGAATAAAAGAATGGCTTCTACAGCTGGGGCAACACTTCCACGACATTGACGCCATCGCCAACCAGATCCTGGATAACAAGAGGAAGAAATACAACAAGTATCGCCTGTGCTCCCTGCACTTCTCCGACGACAGCTTTATCATAAATGCTGATGGCCGAACTCTACGTCCAAACGCTTTGCCCACCATTTTTCACGGCCTAGCGCCTTCTTCAGAAAAGATGAATGAAGATTTATCCCTAAGAAAAGCTTTCAAAAGGAAGAGAGAAAACAAGACCCCCGAAGAGAACAGTCCGCTGTGCGGGGTGCCATCACAGAATCCGTCTTCCGACATAACTCCTCAGTCAGTAGAATCCATCAAAGTAGAAGTTCTGGACAATTTTCCATTATCCGCTGAAAGTACCATAGGAAACTGCGGTATCGCCAACCAAATCGGAAAGACCGAATCATATCGGGATGCTCAAACTCAGACGGAGTTCACCTTTAAAAATTCCATCATTTACTTACTGGACAATGATTTTTTGACAGGCAACACTGTTTTTGACCCCTGTGGTCCACCATACCTCAGCCTCCAGAACCCAGTTGTGGCCCTGAACTGTTTTCTTCCTGCCCCTGGCAACCTATCTTGA